The following are encoded together in the Parafrankia discariae genome:
- a CDS encoding site-specific integrase, whose amino-acid sequence MVWTPAQTGAFLDLAETRNDRYYELYHLIAHRGLRRGEACGVHWTDLDLDEGSLTVRWQITQHGGETVMGAPKSDAGDRQISLDADTVTVLRHRRSRQNAHRLSHGRHWTDNGLVFTEPNGAPLIPDDVTSHFKELVTAAGLPPIRLHDLRHGAATLALAAGADIKTVQELLGHASIAITADTYAHILPELAREVAENVARLIPRQKNARPIKA is encoded by the coding sequence ATGGTCTGGACCCCGGCCCAGACCGGGGCTTTCCTCGACCTCGCAGAAACACGGAACGACCGCTACTACGAGCTGTATCACCTCATCGCGCACCGCGGTCTTCGCCGGGGCGAGGCCTGCGGTGTCCACTGGACCGACCTCGACCTCGACGAGGGCAGCCTCACCGTCCGCTGGCAAATCACCCAGCACGGCGGGGAAACCGTGATGGGTGCCCCGAAGTCCGACGCCGGAGACCGGCAGATCTCCCTCGACGCCGACACCGTCACCGTTCTCCGGCACCGCCGCTCCCGCCAGAACGCCCACCGTCTCTCCCACGGGCGGCACTGGACCGATAACGGCCTGGTCTTCACCGAGCCGAACGGTGCGCCGCTCATCCCCGACGACGTCACCTCCCACTTCAAAGAACTCGTCACCGCCGCCGGTCTACCTCCGATCCGGCTGCACGACCTCCGTCACGGCGCCGCCACACTCGCCCTCGCAGCCGGCGCCGACATCAAAACCGTGCAGGAACTCCTCGGACACGCCAGCATCGCGATCACCGCCGACACCTACGCCCACATCCTCCCCGAACTCGCCCGCGAAGTAGCCGAGAACGTCGCCCGCCTCATCCCCCGCCAGAAAAACGCACGCCCCATCAAGGCATAG